Part of the Henckelia pumila isolate YLH828 chromosome 2, ASM3356847v2, whole genome shotgun sequence genome is shown below.
AGTTATAATTTGTTGTGATTACAGCTTGAATCGAAGCTGCCAAATTGCGACAAGCACTATGTAAGTTTTGTTGCTACGTTTCCTTGCAATTTCTAGctgtttttggtttttatacATTATATTCAAAGCCTAGTATTGGTACGATCTTAGCCAGCCTTTTCCCCCAATTTCTTGATCATTTCAGTCGCGATTTCGACGAGTTTCTGGCTGAGTTCCACCGTGTCGCCGCCGTGAACTATTATTGTCGGTCTTGCTCTTTTTAGAATGtcaattgattttatttgaggTAAAAATACGGGggcttttcttttctttattattatttttttgttgattaGAGTGGAGAATGTTCTTATTTCTTCTTGATGATATTCTGTTTTTTTAAATTCAGATTTCTGTTGTGGAATGAGTTTTTTTATCTGGTTGGTATAATGGTTGAGAGGTGTTTATTGATTTTTGTTGTTCTTTTGGCAGGTGTGAATGCAATACGGGTACGGGTAGAAAATAATCTATTTTGTGAGGTTGAAACAATAACATGTTATACTGCTGAGAAATATTCCTTTATTACTTTCGCTTTTGTCTTGTACATTAGACAGTATCAACCCTCCTTTGTCTTGGGGGATATGTGCAGTGTGGTTGTTAGGAACAACAGCAGCAGAATCTTTGGTTGTCGTGACAGAATCAGCAGCAGGCAATACATCACAGTTTCTAGGAATCATGGAGTAAAAATCCTGATGGACAGCTTCATTTCGGCCGGGAAAGTGATGAGCAGAATCTGCAGACGATGCAATACACATGACTCATTATATACAGCAGGCAGGGGGTTACAATCTTACTGGAACATCATCATCTGGAAAGTAATCTGGATGACGCACAACCAATCATGGACCTGGCACACTCGAGTTTCTCGTCGCCTCAGCCAATGCAATACAAAGATTTCCAGGCAGGGGGCTACAATCTTCCTGCAGGTGGACAGCTCCATCATCGTCTGCAAGGTATATCCTAATTAATAGTTCTATTTATATATTTCGTGACTTGGAAAATGCAGTCCTATACGCTGGAATTGGAAGCAAAAGTGGCAAAGTTCCGAGAAATAAACCCGGAGTTGCAGAAAAACCAGGTACATCTACTTTGAGTACATTCAAACTATGGCTGTAATTggtattgatatatatatatatatctataatcCCATTATACATGACTTTTTTTATCTTCTCAATTCTCTTCCAGCTTCAAGAAATGGTACCCATTGGTGAGGCCGTATGTAATCAAGAATACGAATCCGAATTTCGATATATTTCCTtccaaatcaagccatcttaattatttatgtgattttatgattttcAGACTGGAGTTGGTTCCTTCTTCGTGTACCCGGAAGAACTACATAAGCTTCTAGTCTACTTCAAGGATACCTACAACGAGccaaaaattaatattacaGAAAAAGGTAATCTTTTGTGGCGGTGATTTCATATTCGTCttcattttatgaaaatttctaCGTCGagaatgttttatttttacatCTCCTCAAGTCATCTTAGCCTTTTATTGTTGCATGCTGATCATTTTAAGATCCATGTAATGACTGGAGATTTAGCACAAAATTTGGAATTTATTAAGCATCAGCGGTAGTGTTTTTAATAATTAAGATTCAAGCGATTGCATCAATCTCCTGATGTGGGCATTTATTTTAGTCATGGAATATCATTTCATTCTCATCCCTTAGCTGCGAAACGAAATAATTTTCGAACTGTTATGTGTACAACCAACCTTTAAGTGATGGAACACTTATATTACTGCAGATCACCTCATTATTCTGTGGGATTGACTTATCAAATTGTTCAAATTGACTGAATAATCTAGTTTCTTGATGTGTGTCTGATTATTTCAATGCACTTCACTGTTCTTATCTGTAGGTTCTTTGAGGTTAATTCAAGCTGTAGTTCCTCTCATGGAATCTAGGAAAAAGGGGAAGTAAATTTTGGAAGTGTCACTGTTTTGGCCCTGCCACCATGGGGAGGTGCATACACTTCATCAAAAGCTTTCATACATGCACTTTCTGACTCTTTGAGGTGTTTCTAATGTTTTCTCAGTTTTCTTTCACATGATATTGGTTGTCCATTTGAACTTCTTTGTTCTTGGACCTTCTTTTTCTTGTTTCTCCTgcaattgaaattttttgttGCTCTTGAATTGTAAACAATTTATTTCTGCTAGGTTGATTTGATTGTTACCCCTTAGTTTGTTATTTAGTTAATTGGTACAGATTAAGTACTTATCCAAGTTAATTCTCTACTGTATTCTGGGATATTGCGAGATgcaaaatatatttcaaaaaaaattcttctTTACAATGACGTTAATTAGTTTCATTGTTTCTAGATTTTCAATACATATGTGGCTAAGCTGACAAATTGTTTTGTCTTTTTCTTGGATTTGTGTTGTTCCAGAGATTGAGAACAAGAGGTTTGAAGGCTATAATGAGGCAAGACGTCGGATACTTCGATTTGCAGTgtgtattaaattaaaattttaatttcgagtgatttgtaatactaaaaaaattgtatattaaattttatttatgaaattttaaattttggattatttataatattagaatttatataaaaaaatctatttttttttgttttttatatagaaaacgacaacggatataatccGTTGTTGTAGGGGTTTAAACCCCTTGTAACTAATGGTGTTGTCAAAACTGCgcacctacgacaacggatttatccgttgtcgttcttctcaaagacaacggataaaatccgttgtcgttgacacaaatccgttgtctttgagggaAACGACAAtagataaaatccgttgtcgtaggtgcGCAGTTTTGACAATACCATCagttacaacggttttaaaccccctacgacaacggataaaatctgttgtcttttagcatttttcttgtagtgtatagctaagtttgcgggtaattattggggcttataaAACAATACCGGGTgaaaaatccggaggtacgtaattaatctcaagaaagtgcatgtttttgtttgggattgttgagatgacggagtgttggattgtgatacttgcattgaactgtcataggtcgctaaacattcttagtatgaattcttttgaagttgcacgaaactggaatgacatgacACATACACAcgttacgttaaactgacaatgtattgtgaacaatcaaaagtttgtggtttttagttgttgagAACTCCAGGCACTTCTCAAGGTTGActggaatgtgtgacatgtagtcatccattcagcttcgaccaaggaagccacccctgAAGACTCTCCACTAGTATTTGGAGAGATTTCAAAAGATCCTGCCAAGAGAATGCCTCATGAAGCTTTGGGCATTCCTAgtaggataaaatattttagatctTGCTAGGAGGAAGTCTTCTAACATgattgtatcgatgcttttgtgTAATAGACGTAATGAAAAATTTTCGCATTTAGTCAGATTGTAAGATTTCCGTTGTATTGGGTCTTAATACTATATTAAGatttgttgtaaacagtatttcagttgtaagcaTTTGAGATCATTATATTTTGATTCTAGATATTTGATGTAATCATTGTACATCCTTCTATGTAAACTGATTTGAATTGTAATAAGAATTTAACGACACTTGGATTTATCTACTTGTATTCAGTTGTTTCGttttgggattgtaataaagattatttagaacctggatttgtgTTTCAAGTACTGTAATATTTGGGATTATCATGATTAATTGATCAGTTATTCAACTACAGTATTTGATGGATGATTCATATAATTGGGCAAGATTATACCATATACTGTGAATTGTATGAATTATCTAGGTGAAAAGAAAGCGCGACCCTATGTCGGCATTACTCTGGAAACCTTTCGTGTTTCAGGGGGAGGGCATATATGGGGGAGGCTACCTTAGCCTAGTAGTTTTATAACAATCATAGGGGTATTTTGACAAGTTGAATGCTTTCATAAGGAATAAGTATCGTCTGACTACATTAGAAATGCAGTTTGAAATTTTCTGTTATCAGAATAATCTAGAATGGATAATCCTCGACAAGTGATCGTTCTGAACAACCTGGTTGTGAATATTTTTAGTTGTGTATATTCTGGAATAATCTAATGTGTTGATTGACATTGAGTAGTTCCAGGAATGATATATTTTCAACAAGAGCATAATGTTAAAATATACCAAGTGCTGTGGACTGTGTGGATATATTACTAGACGGAGAGGAAGCACGACCCTAGGCCTATAGTACTCTGGGAGCCTTTTGTGCTTCAGGGGAAAAAAAGGTGTACAGGGGAGGCTACCTTAGTCTGGTGGTTTGCAATAGTGTCAGTAGGGGTATGGATATTCGACATGTGGATTCTCTTGTAGAGATAGAGTTTGATACTAGATTTAGTATCCAAGAAAATTAGTTATTGTCTGACTTCGTCAGAGATACAGAGTAAGATTTTCTGCTGTCAGGATAGTTTTGGAAAGGATATTCCTTAACTGGTTCACATTCTGAGCAGATAGATTTGATATTGGAGACATAATAAGATAAATTAATCTAAGGACTGATGATCATTGGATTATTGTCTGACTTCTTCATAGATATGAAATAAGATCTTCTGGTAACTTTTTCAGAATTGAGAATGATAATTTGATTGAAATTAGTCCAAATATTATCTTTGATGCATGAACAACGATAAGTTTTGTAGTAGATCAAGACTAATCTTGATTATCATCTAACCTCATTAGAGATAATATGAGTAAAATCAGTATGGAAATTTATTACTCCAAGTGTTTTGGATTCAGTTAAATTCTTGATAAGTAGAACCACAGAGATAATAGTTGTTGATCAACAGTGTGAGATTCTAGTAAATCAAGAATGGAAAAGAGGATGGACTTAATTGATTTATCATGTCAGGCTTAGATTCAACGGATAAGTATGAGTTGCAGTGGATCAATTATAATTGATACAATAATTAAAGAACAATCAGTATtgattttagttttaaattatagaaGGCAAATAAGCAGTTCTGTAAGCTTGCATTTTTAAGAACCAATAAGAAGTAATACTTGTGACATTGGAAACTAGTTTAATCTTATTTCTGAAATTATTTGTGGTAGATACAGATGTTGTAACCCAAAAATGGGGAAGATGGAATACCATTTTGCTAGAAAGACAACTGGAAATTTTGGGTATCACTTAATGATTTAGGAACATTGAATTCAGTTTTCGGAAATTGAACGAAGTAGTATTTCAGATTATTTTTGGAAGATATCAGTTTTGGAAGATTGATAGATAGATACTGTGTTTTCTACAGTATTTAGAGGATGTTATCATCAGATTATGATCTAGAAAGCGTTTGGATTTGAATGGATACTAGCAGGAAaaacatcaagtgtttagacgtAGGGAAAggacagcagctgagatctaTAGTTACCAGGTCTagcgggattgttgtcactgattttccAAAATGTCTTTTTGATACATTTGAAATGAATCTTGATGtttaagattagcaaacacgattacaaaTCTGAATTACACCCTCTAATCAATAACAAAAGATCCAAAATTTTGCCCAATCTttaaaacaagtaaaattgataggattttggatttccacctttaatcgacggtatgattaacaacaaaaatcacgacaattgaaaccaaagaaaaacttcagataacttgtatctgataATCTTCATTGagaaatcaatcgacaaacgcttccaagtaattaaactgaaaaagtttgatttgaagagcaaagcaaagctttgaataaaattcttgagagaatttcaataatttgcgtataaactgaatctgaattattattaatgaaaataaacaaattatttatagtttacagtcaaaaataaaagataatgcaaaatattgcCTAAAGACATCAAATATCTCCTAAACGTTTCCTAGAAAgactcaaaatatcaaaaaaataagATCAATATCCCGctcacacacaaacaccttcggtgtgTGTAAAAAGTCTGTCACGCAGGCGCTCTATaaaacggcgcgggcgcgcaggaTGAAGGCGCAAGAGCGCTAAAGTCTCTCCGATTTTTGTCAATTCAGGCCTcgtacgcgcgggcgcgcgattcAAGGAACGGGCGCGCATGGGGTTCGCTCAATAAGGTGCGAGCGCACCGCAGCTTCGAACCTGGTCTTCAATTTCTTGACCTCCATTGACCTCAAGAATATTATAACAATCCCCATATTGAATATCAataaatccaacgccctcttgcgaCTTCACCATcaaggattgaagtgcttccttgaattTCTGAGTTTGGCCTCTCGTAACTGGTCCTCTTGGCAtttccaacggatccttagccacTTGATCAACATGCGAACCATCCATAATGGCATCaccctccccttcttgaaaagaatttgtcctcaaatcttgaccatcacctacatcaaatggagataaatcagaaacatttaAAGTAGCACTGAcgttatactcacctggcaaatctaatttgtaagcATTCTCATTGGTCCGCTCCAAGACTTAGAATGGTCCATCGCCTCTTGGCAACAACTTAGAACGTCGCTTTTCTGGAAAACGCTCCTTTCTCAgatgcaaccaaacccaatcaccggGTTCAAACACGAACTTCTTTTTACTTTTGTTTGCTTGTTTtgtgtattgcaagttcttTTTATCGATGTTCGCTTTCACCTTCTCATGCAAATTTTGCACAAATTCAGCCTTTTTCTGTCCATCcatattaaccctttcacttattgacaaagacatcaaatccaatggggttaaaggattaaaaccatacacaatttcaaatggtgaaaaatttgtagtagaatgcacactacgattatatgcaaactcaataaatggcaaacattcctccatctcttcaaattctttttaactATAGCACgtaacaaagttcctaacgtcctattaacaacctcagtttgaccatctgtttgaggatgacatgtagtcgaaaacagtagtttagtaccaagtttgcaccataatgttttctaaaagtagctcaagaaatgagtatctctatcagacacaatactcctaggaattccatgcagtctcacaatttcattaaagaataAATCCGCAACATAAGATACATCATCAGATTTATAACacgcaataaaatgagccatttttgaaaatctatcaaccacaacaaacacataatccctccccttcttagaccttggtagtcctaaaacaaaattcatagaaatttctacccacggttcactaggaatGGGAAGTAGAGTATACAATCCATGTGGTTGTGTCCTAGACTTAGCCTTCCTGCAAGTCACACacctctcacaaatattttcaacatcatgcttcatatgtggccaataaaaatgctcacgcaaagtttcataaattttagccacaccaaagtgccccatcaaaccacccccatgtgattccctaacaagtaattcacgaatagacAATTTGGGCACACACAACTTATCTTCCTTAAATAAatatccatcatgcatgaaatTTTTTTCCTTTAGACCATGCAAATATGACGCATAAAtatcaccaaaatcaagatcattgGCATACAATTCCTTCACATACTGAAATCCCAAAAaacttagaatctagagtagataaaagtacatatcttcgtgatagagcatccgctaccacgTTTTCTTTCCCTTTCTTGTACTTGATAATGTAGGAAAAAGTCTctacaaacgccacccacttggcatgtctcttgttcagcttttgttgtcctttgtgatgcttcaaaaattcatgatttcatgatccgtatgaatcacaaattcttttggcctTAAATAGTGTTGCCACGTCTCAAGAACACGAACCAAGGCATAGAATTGCTTGTCGTAAGTAGGATAATTCAACGATGCTCCATTCAACTTCTCATTAAAATAAGAAATTGGTCGTCctccttgcatcaagacaccaCCAATTCCTACATCTGATGtgtcacattcaatttcaaaagtgttagaaaaatcaggcaatacaagtaaaggagcattaattagtTTTTGCTTGataatattaaaagacttctcttgctcctcgccccaatagaagggaacgttcttcttgatcactgtAGTCATCGGTGCCGTCAAAGTGCTGAAATCTTTTACAAATATCCTATAAAAACTTGCAAGAtcatgaaaacttcgaacttgaccaatgGAAGTGggtgttggccaatctcgaatagcACTTACCTTGTCTTCATCAACTTTGAcaccttgagcactcacaacaaatccaagaaacacaagttcttttgtacaaaatacacactttttcaaattagcatacaaatgttcagcttttagtgtgattagcacactTCTCATCATTCAAGTTCTTactatacaccaaaatgtcatcaaaatataccactacaaattttccaataaaaGCACGCAAGACATAACTCATCAACTGCATTAAAGGAATcggtgcattagttaacccaaatgacataaccaaccactcatacaagccaTACTTAGTTTTAAAAGATGTTTTTCACTCATAACCCTCTCTCATTataatttgatgataaccacttttaagatcaattttactaaatacGTTAaaaccatgcaattcatccaacatatcatctattctaggaatatgatgcctatacttgatggtaatattgttaatgggtctacaatccacacacattctccatgaatcGTCTTTCTTAGGGACTAACAAAACAGGCACGGCACAAGGCGACATAGACTCTCGCACAGACCCTTTATCTAAAACCTCACTTACCTGCCGTTGCAACTCTTTAGTCTCCTCTGGATTACTCCTATAGGCTGGAAAATTCGGCAATGCACTTTCGggcacaagatcaatttgatgctcaattcccctcaaaggtggtaatccttgaggtagatCCTCCGAAAATAAATCTTCAAACTCCTGCAAAAGAGACACAACATTGCTCGAAAGATCTctggctatatcacttgtgttaaggagtaaCTCCTTATAAAATATCAACATAAGAGAAACATGAGAATTCATAATATctctcaactcactcttttgggttatatatatatatatatatatatatatataatatatatatatatatatatatatatatttcagcatcttttctctcaatttttttttcatctccttttttatcattctttttttctaaggtcatctcactcttttgatcactctttttttcggccccatctctctttttttttcatttgatcctccaacacttgctttggagtcataggcaaaAATACTATGGGCTCTTTTTTCAttacaaaagaatatttatttttaaagccATCATGAACCACTCTCCTATTAAACTGCCATGGTCTTCCCAATAAAATATGACACGCTTGCATAGGAACCACGTCGCACAAAACCTCATCAACATAATTTCCAATAGAAAATGGAACCACAACTCACCTATTAACTCTCACTTTCGCACAATCATTAAACCATTGCAACCTATATGGTTGAAGATGCTTCAGAAGAGACAACCCCAATTTTTCCACAAGTTTGCAACTCGCCACATTGGTAGAACTACCCCCATCAATGATAAGACTGCATAACATTTCTTCACAAAACAACGAGTATGGAAAAGATTGTACCTCTGGCTCTCTTCCTCTTCTCTACATTTTGCATGTAATACTCTCCTACTCACCAATAACTCACCAACAACAGCACCCATCCTCATCATCAAGATCTACCAATGCAGGCATACCCTCATAATTTTCCTCTTCACTCTCCGACTCCACATCACCACAAGCATTAATA
Proteins encoded:
- the LOC140885146 gene encoding vicianin hydrolase-like, with protein sequence MQSYTLELEAKVAKFREINPELQKNQTGVGSFFVYPEELHKLLVYFKDTYNEPKINITEKGSLRLIQAVVPLMESRKKGK